The genomic DNA CAGCAGGCGGGCGGCTGTATCTTGCCAAAGACGCGCTCTCTACGGGCACGGCGATCAAATCAATGTACCCCGACTATCCCAAATGGGCACGCGAGGCGGCAAAGGCCGACCCCGACGGCGCCTTGCAAACCGATATGACCAGACGCCTAGACCTTAGGATATCAAAATGACCGACACAGCACCTCATCAAACATCAACTGCCCAGACTTGGATCATCCTCGGCGCAAGCTCGACCATCGCAAAGGCGTTCACCCGCTCCGTCGCCGAAACCGGCGCGCATGTGATCCTTGCGGGTCGCCGCATGGACGACTTAAACGCATCAGCCGCAGACGCCAAAGCGCGCGGAGCGTCAGACGCAACGCCAATGATCTTTGACGCCCGCGTGCCAGACACATTCCAAGAGATTATCGATTTTTCTGCGGCGCAGTCCGGCACTCTGAACTGCGCGGTTTTCGTCGGCTCAATGCCAGCGCAAGACGCCATTGACGCCGACCCCGCGCTGGTTGACGGCACAATTGCTGACAGCTTTACCGGCCCGGCACGCTTCCTGCAAATGCTCGCCCCCGTCATGATGACACGCGAAAATGGTTCAATAGTTGGTTTAGGGTCTGTAGCGGGCGACCGTGGACGCGTCGGCAATTACGTTTACGGTGCCGCAAAAGCGGGTTTTGCCACCTACCTGTCGGGCCTTCGCAACCATTTGGGTCGTCACGGCGTGCATGTGTTGACCGTGAAACCTGGCCCCGTCGATACCGCAATGACGCAAGGCTTGGGCAAACAGCCGTTCATGACAACTGCCGATGCGGTTGTCGCCGACATCCACAAAGCGCTGCACAAAAAGCGCAACACACTTTATACCAAGTGGATCTGGTGGCCAGTCATGACGATCATCAAACTGATCCCAGAACCAATTTTCAAGAAAATGTCGATCTGATCTGAAATCTGCGCGTGCCGCGGGCATAGAGGGGGACTCGCCCCCCGTCCTTCGGACTCCCCCGAGGATACTTTCGAGACAAAGACAAAAAGACAAAAACCGAAGCGAACCGCGAGGCACACATCGGGCTGGGAACAAACACTGCCTGTCTCCGTCTACGGCCATCGGCGTCCCCGCCTGTGCCGCGCCAACAGAGCTGATCGATTCTGGTTAAGGTAAGGTTACTTCTGTTTGTCTTTGTCTTGAAAATATCCCCGCCGGAGGCTCCCCCGCCCGCCGCAGGCGAATTCTGCGATAGCGGGAACTACCCAAACAACCTCGCGAACCAAACACTCCACAGACCAGCAGCGTAAAACAGCAGCGACAAAGTGATGAGTAAATAGCCAATGCCGCGAATATCGCTCATTGCGAAGACAATTGGATCGTAATCCATGCGTCCCATGTAGCCCAAGCGCACCATCCGATAGAGCCACGCCGCAATCGGCAGCAGCGCAAGCCACATCAGCCATTGGTCCGGATAAAGCGCAAGCGCTTGATCAGAATAGGAATACATAAAGAAAATCACCAGCGCGCCAACCATGCCCACGGCAGACATGTTCAACAAATCACCCAAATCGCGCCGCGCGTATCCGCGACCCGGCAAAGGATTATCATCCTCAGCCAACGCCAGTTCCGTCATACGCTTAACGCAACCGAGCGAGATGAAAACTGGAAAGATGAAAATCAACATAAAGATTGACGCATCAACCCCGCTTGCCGCCGCGCCCGCGTCCACGCGCAGCGTATAAAGGGACGCAAGGACGGCGATGTCGATCCAGCGCATCCGCTTCAGGCGCAGCGAATAGGCCAGCGACAGCGCCATGTAAAACGCAACAACACCGAACATCTGCCATGACAGCATCGCGGCAATGCCCAGCGCGACCACACCTAGTCCCACGCAGGTCAACATGCCAATTGGGATCGGCACGGTTCCGGCGGCAAACGGGCGCTTACACTTCTTGACGTGCAGCCTGTCCGCTTCGATATCGAGCAGATCATTGACTATATATATACAAGACGCGGCGGCCGAGAACGCAATGATGCCAAAACAGACCGCCAAGAACGTATTCAAAAAGAACGCATGCGCCGCGATCATTGGCAGAAATAACAGGACGTTCTTGACCCATTGATGCGGGCGCATAGATTTCAGAACCGCGCGAGGCGCCCAACCACCCGCGACAGAGGTGACTTTAGAAAGTCCCTTAGCCCCACCGCCCGCATTGCCGACGACAATCGCCCTGTCGCTGTGATCCCAAATCTTGCGGTCACTCTTGTCATTGCCGGCGTAGTCAAACCCTTGCTCGCCATACGCGGCAACCAAAGCATCTGCTTTCGCCGTGCCTTTCAGGTTCACCCCATTTTGTGACGCGAAAACCCGTTCGATCCCGTAATGGTCGGCCAACGGTTGCACAAGTGACGCATCAGACGCGCTGGCAATTGCCACTTCGCGCCCCGCGTCTCTGGCATCGATTGCCATGGCTACAATGTCGGCGTTGACCGGCAATAGATCAACGCGCAAAGGCGCGATGCGCGCAATCTCAGCTTTGAACGCTGCGCGATCCCCAACCAGCGCAAATGCCTTCAGCGTCGCGGATGGGTCCGTGCCGAACCCTTTCCAGATCCCTTCGAGCAACATATCGGTGCGCAGCAGCGTGCCGTCTGCATCCAAGACAAGCGGTTTAGAGGACATTCTATTCCCTGTTCACATTAAAGACGCAGCCATCCGTGACCAATTCGGGCGGCGTCATGCACAGCCCCCGTGCCACTTCCCATGCGGCCAGAACCTTGGGCACGTAGGCGCGGGTTTCTGGATAGGGTGGAATACCGTTGTTGTTGCGCACAGCGCCTTCGCCCGCGTTGTACCCTGCCAGCGCAAAAATCACGCCGTTGTCGAACTCATCCAAGAGCCAGTCCAGATAGGCCGTGCCACCCTCAATATTGTTGGCTGGATCAAAAGCATCGGTCACCCCGAACCGATCCGCCGTTGGCGGCATCAATTGCATCAAACCTTGGGCTCCTGCTGAACTTACGGCATTAGATTGCCCCGCGCTTTCCACTGAAATCACAGCCAATACCAATGCGGGCGACACGTCGGTACCGATTGTCGCTGTCAAAATCTCAACACCGTATCTACTCGCCAGCTCTGTCATGCCCTGCAAACGCGGTGATGGCACTGCGTTGCCTTGTGGCGCTGTACGCAATGCAGCCACGGCACGTTCAAGACTGAAACTGTTGGCGTCGTCCAAGGACGGCGAAATCGCCTCCCAGTACCACTCAACGCCGTTTGGCACGGGTGCAAGTCCGGCAATCGCAGGTTCACCGAGCGTGCCCGGAGTTGCCGCGGCCGTTCCCGCCGGTCCAGGGGCAGACGGTCCTGTCGGCGCCCGCGGCGCGACCTGCACATTGATGCGGTTCGTGGCCCCCGCCTGCGGCACGCCAACGCGCCGGAACGTGAATTCGTTTTGTAAACGATGATTTTCCGCCAGGGCGGGCAAGGATGATGTCGCCCCACACAGGGCGATCAGTCCTGGGATTATGATACTGCGCCGCATTTGTGCGGTCTCCGCCTGCTTCTTGTTAGGTGTAGCCTAACGCAAATACCCCTCTCTTATCCACTCTTACGTGAACAATCCTACCGTTGAGGGAATTATCAGACGCGACTTTGCAACAATCAGAAAAAAGCTTTGGGTGAAAAAACTTTTAATATTAATATATATCAAGTCTTTACAATCTTTTTTGACAAAAAGTTAGTTGGTTACAAAATTGAACGAATGCCGTCCCATTCCTGCCCCATTCAGCGGTCAGTTACTACGTATCAAAGACGGGGACTAACCAACAGAAAGCCGGTGCAACAAACCCCCAGTTAGATAGTGAAACTGAGTAAAAAACCCTGAGGAGGGACTACAATGCTTAACTTTATCAAAAACTTCCGCAACGACGAAGACGGCGCCGTGACAGTTGACTGGGTTGTTTTGACAGCCGCAATCGTGGGCCTCGGCATTGCCGTACTTACATCTGTTGGCGGTGGTACAGCTGCCCTGAGCGACAAGATTTCTTCTAACTTGGCCGCTGCGACGATCGCAACATACTAA from Octadecabacter antarcticus 307 includes the following:
- a CDS encoding lytic transglycosylase domain-containing protein, encoding MRRSIIIPGLIALCGATSSLPALAENHRLQNEFTFRRVGVPQAGATNRINVQVAPRAPTGPSAPGPAGTAAATPGTLGEPAIAGLAPVPNGVEWYWEAISPSLDDANSFSLERAVAALRTAPQGNAVPSPRLQGMTELASRYGVEILTATIGTDVSPALVLAVISVESAGQSNAVSSAGAQGLMQLMPPTADRFGVTDAFDPANNIEGGTAYLDWLLDEFDNGVIFALAGYNAGEGAVRNNNGIPPYPETRAYVPKVLAAWEVARGLCMTPPELVTDGCVFNVNRE
- a CDS encoding SDR family NAD(P)-dependent oxidoreductase yields the protein MTDTAPHQTSTAQTWIILGASSTIAKAFTRSVAETGAHVILAGRRMDDLNASAADAKARGASDATPMIFDARVPDTFQEIIDFSAAQSGTLNCAVFVGSMPAQDAIDADPALVDGTIADSFTGPARFLQMLAPVMMTRENGSIVGLGSVAGDRGRVGNYVYGAAKAGFATYLSGLRNHLGRHGVHVLTVKPGPVDTAMTQGLGKQPFMTTADAVVADIHKALHKKRNTLYTKWIWWPVMTIIKLIPEPIFKKMSI
- a CDS encoding UbiA family prenyltransferase, which encodes MSSKPLVLDADGTLLRTDMLLEGIWKGFGTDPSATLKAFALVGDRAAFKAEIARIAPLRVDLLPVNADIVAMAIDARDAGREVAIASASDASLVQPLADHYGIERVFASQNGVNLKGTAKADALVAAYGEQGFDYAGNDKSDRKIWDHSDRAIVVGNAGGGAKGLSKVTSVAGGWAPRAVLKSMRPHQWVKNVLLFLPMIAAHAFFLNTFLAVCFGIIAFSAAASCIYIVNDLLDIEADRLHVKKCKRPFAAGTVPIPIGMLTCVGLGVVALGIAAMLSWQMFGVVAFYMALSLAYSLRLKRMRWIDIAVLASLYTLRVDAGAAASGVDASIFMLIFIFPVFISLGCVKRMTELALAEDDNPLPGRGYARRDLGDLLNMSAVGMVGALVIFFMYSYSDQALALYPDQWLMWLALLPIAAWLYRMVRLGYMGRMDYDPIVFAMSDIRGIGYLLITLSLLFYAAGLWSVWFARLFG
- a CDS encoding Flp family type IVb pilin, which codes for MLNFIKNFRNDEDGAVTVDWVVLTAAIVGLGIAVLTSVGGGTAALSDKISSNLAAATIATY